The Hyla sarda isolate aHylSar1 chromosome 2, aHylSar1.hap1, whole genome shotgun sequence genome includes the window atctgtttaactgtctgccaccagttgattaaaaaaagaaagaaaaaaaaagttttccaccggagtacccctttaaatattcttgCTAAGATATTGCTATAGCTGCCTACTTGCTGTTGGTGGGAATAATATAGTAATGTTTGTTTTAGTAGTGTTAGTGCCCTAAGGCAACCCTGAAAACtatgaaataaaaaacaaatacaaagatatatagataggatGCATTTATTAAGAatgatattatttatttttatccagGGGTCCAAGGGAAGCATGGGTCTCGGGCACTGCTCTTCCTGTTCGGAGGGGTAGTTTGTGCTGTTTATGGGTACAAGCTGGAACTGTCTGCAATATTAAGCCTTCAAAATGACCATATGTTAAATGGAATAACTGAAGAGGATATCATAAACTACCCAAATGGTGGTAAGTGACTATTCGTAAACAATGAATGTATATTCTCCGGAGACTTTCATTTGTCTCATTATAACTATTTACTACCATTAACGTCTGATGTTCCGTGCAGCATCAGTACACTTGGCACGTCTTTTCCTGTTGTAAAGCAGCCAATTTGCTACTTGTAAATTATGCACTGCTTTACATCACATTTTTATCTCCCTGTCCCCATAACTCCCTTAGACTAAAAGAGTGGCGTAAATGGAGAGAGCAGCTTGCACTGTATTTCTGTAACTCCCACAGACTAGAAATGAGAGAAACGTGCAATCCTCACCTGAATTTACAGCTTaccctatttttattttaaaggggtattccatgaaaaaaacattttttttattattattatcaactggctccagaaagttaaacagatttgtaaattacttctattaaaacatcttaatccttccagtattaatcagatgttgaagttgagttgttctttcctgtctgacatcagtgctctctgctgacacctctgtctgtctcaggaactgtccagagcaggagaggtttgctatggggatttgctgctactctggacagttactgagacagacagacgtgtcagcagagagcactgtggtcagacagaaaagaacaactcaacttcagcagcagctgataactaatggtaggattacaattttttaatagaagtaatttacaaatctgtaactttctggagccagttgatatggaaacaaaagttttttcatggaatacccctttaaatcagtgatACGTTATTGTGTTGTTCCTTACCATACCTACTTTTATAGCTATGCAAGATCAATGAACTTCCTCTATACTATGGTAGAAAAAAACAACTCTGTTTttgtattaataaaaataaaaaataaaactcacAGTTCTGCTTCAGGCCTGGTAGAGCAAGGTGCACATACAGAATCCATTAACCTCTGAACTTTGGAGGCAGGAGCCCTGTGCCACCATTTGGTACTTTCATAAAGCAGAACATGTAATCTTTCTAAATGAGTCTTAATGTTTTATCTACAGGTAAAAGTTATCCTCAGAGCTGTACTGCAATAAAGAATGAAAAAAGTGGTCTGTATGTCGTGGAGCCTCTACCTAGTAAGCGCCTGTTGGTATGGTGTGAACTTGATGGAAAAGATGGAGGCTGGACTGTCATTCAAAGGAACTGTCATAAAAATCCAAGAATCTGGGATACTACTTGGGCTTATTACAAGAAAGGTTTTGGAGATCTAAAAGGTGACCATTGGCTCGGTAATGAGTTGATACATTTACTGAGTACCCAACAGCTACACCATGTACGTTTTCGCCTCCGGCCATCATCTGGATTAGAGCACCTAGCCAATTACGACTCATTCTCGCTTGAGGGGGAAAATCTTTGCTATCGGATTAGGTTAGGAAGGTACTCAGGTAGTGCTGGTGATGCCATGACATCTGGAGAGCCCAGTGCCGGTCATGACAACATGAAATTTTCCACCCGTGATCAAGACAATGATTTGTCAGGGTCCAACTGCGCCTATATTGGTGGGGGTGGCTGGTGGTATGACAACTGCAGGTTCGCTAATCTAAATACTGGTACTGGTATTTACTGGCAACAACTATGCAAGGGAAATTGTCAGTCAAGTCATATCCTTATACAGCCTGTTCAAAACTGTtcagcggggggtgggggggatggtggaggagatggtgatgggggagatggtggtggtggtgatggtggaggaggaggtggggatggaggaggaggaggtggggaTGGAGGAGATGGTGACGGGGgagatggtggaggaggaggtggggaTGGAGGAGATGGAGGTGGAGGTGATGGAGGTGGAGGtgatggtggtggaggaggaggtggaggtgatggtggtggaggagatggaggtgatggtggtggaggaggtggtggtgatgGAGGTGGAGGtgatggtggtggaggaggaggtggaggtgatggtggtggaggaggaggtggaggtgatggtggtggaggaggaggtggaggtgatggaggaggaggtgggggaGGTGGTGAAAATCCACCACCTACTCCATGTGAATGGGACTAAAAACAAGCACGCCTTCTAATACAGTTTTATATACCCTGGATAGGTAAATAACTTCGACAGAttgttatatttatgttattCATCTTTAGTCTCATTGATTTAATGGATTCGTCTCTGACATAAAATGACTGCTAACTTTGCAAACTTTGaacattttcaataaaatatGAAATATATATGTTTCTTGAAGAAATAGGCTTATGTCCTGTGCTCTCTGCTCGTGAATGCTCATGTAACACATGGGAAGCACTTATTCTTACAACTAATAATGAACATGCTCCGATCCAGAGATTCATTATTTGGTTATTATGTTTAGTTTTGCGTATAATTCTGTAATATTTTGACTTCATTAGTCATTGTATCATTATTCATGATTATTATGCCTAATGAAGCCTATCACTATCTAGATATTGTCATGGCTGTTGCAGAATGAAGAGTCAGCACAATACTAACATATGCATTTGTCATTCAAGTGTCTTGTGCATGTTGCAGTGTTATTCAAAGAAGCCCAGTATAATTATATACAGCAAGATGGTATCAGCTGAAGTGAAGATGCTGATATGTCCTCTGAGCTAAAAGCTTCATTTAGTTTGAACAATCATTTGAGTGACATTCATGTTATTAGCTGTTGGTTTATGTAAGGTGATGCGCTCGCTATACAAGTAATTATGTTAATTGTACCTTGTCCATCATTTCAATCACCTCATGAAACactaaaaaataagaaattaaaaatatatatcatatgGTTAACATCAGTATGAATTTTTTTTGTCTGCAGTCACAAATATGCACATAAAATAACCacaaatatgaaaaaatagatgttataaaataaaaagaaatgtacAAAGAATTCCATTGCCCTGCCAGGGCTGGACTAGGACCAAAAAAAGGCCCAGGCATTTTTGACTAAGcagctgatttcagttatttaatCCACTGGAGAAAGAAGCGGCACTCCGGTGTAACGTGAAATATCGTggtttttattcacccatccaatTTGGATGGGGGAATGAAAACCACGATATTTCAGGTTACTCCGGAGTGCCGCTTCTTTCTCCAGTGGATTAGAGTCTTCCCCTCAGTTGCTGAGCACCTATTCGGACCAGGAGTCCTGGACATAGTGACGGTTCATTCCCAGATACCATACACCATTTCAGTCATTGGTGTGGCTTTGTGAAGGCAAAGCCTGAAGGGGAGAGGTCAAATGTCAATCATATTTGCGTGTAATGGGGTACATaacaggagaaaaaataaataaatatatatatatatatatatatatatatatatatatacaggtgaaattcgaaaaattagaatatcgtgcaaagttcatCTATTTCAGTAAtgaaacttaaaaggtgaaactaatatatgagagagactcattacatgcaaagcaagatagttcaagccgtgatttgtcataattgtgatgactatggcttacagctcatgaagaCCCCAGGattgagtgcaatactatgaTGTCTGTCAGTGCAATACTCTTTGCctgtttgtgcaataatgctactatgtCTGCTTAAGCATTCACCTTGTATCTATCTTGTTATTTGATctgagtttttagccatggttaattaGTCTTGTttagtagattttagtctgtattTCAttagtcggtttttaggattgtatttctgttcaaatttttcgagttttacctgtatatatacatataactatTAAACTGTTACCGACCAAATCCTGTGTACTTTGACCAATATTAGCAATAATAGTggtatacaaaaagaaaatattatcactatacatattactatcatagtGTTGCTAACCAAATCCTTTATACCTGTATACTGATaccaataatactaataataccagtatagaaAAAAATTTCCACCTCCATAAAGTGACCATATGGTGGTACATATCAGCTCTATGCAGGctttgcagaccatataagtgattatatacaattaCATCAAGGGACAACTTCTCTAATTTAAATCATTCACttttctctctcttctccatctggcccagaccgtcatgacaatttcttccagccacaactcatctccacagaatctgtcagacaaacattttaagCACCACACTTTTACAGCACTTATAGTGCTCCATACAGTAATAACAACCCCTTTAGTGTTCCACTCAGTAGAATGGGAAGAAAAGTGGGttgggaagagtaggtaggtcctCCCCATTAGGCAGTTAGGTCACTTTCTACCTACTGAAGTGACCTAACTGCCTAATGGGGAGGACCTACCACAAGTGCCTCCTGTAGGTAGATCCTCATATAGATAGCTGCCCCTTATAGATAGTTATTCCCTGTAAGTAGTAGGAGCCCCTTTTAAGTAGGcgttactccctgtaggtagaCTACCCTGTATATAGTTACGGCCCCCTAtatatagtagtagtagcagcctctTTAGGTAGTCCCCTCCTTTACGTAGGtattagcagcagcccctttaggtagtagtagcggCAGCCCCCtttgagtagtagtagtagtagcagccccctttgtgtagtaatagtagcagccccctttagctaGTAATAGTAGAAACAGCATCTCTTCATAGGTAATCAtcatagcagccccctttaggcagtaaaaGTATCAGCAGCAGTTCACCATAAGTAGTAATAGTATCAGCCCCCATGGGTAGAAATAGTAGTAGCCACCTTTAGGTCGATGTAGTGGCAGCCCCTATttccaagttaaaaaaaatacatactcaCTTGATCATGTAGTCAGCAGCCCTCATGAGTGATTGACAGTGTGAGGATCAAAACACCCAAGCGCCACATTTAACTATAAGCGGTCATTAAGACACATTTATAGTTTAATGCATCCTGAACTGGACGGCCTGGCTCACCGGGTGAATGCCCTTTGTGCCTAatggccagtctggccctggTTAGGACATCAGGCCAGCCCATAGGGCGGATGGCCTACTGAGAAAATTTGCAGTATCTTGGTAGGCCAGTATGGCACTGATTTCATCTTAATTTTAGGAAATGCTaacaactggaaaaaaaaaaaaaaggtttacatCTGCCAAGGACTTGTGTGGTAAATTCAGTAAAACAATGCGGTCAAGAGCCACATGTTAACTCTGGACCAACTATTTGCAGTTGACCACAAACAACTGAGATACACAATTAGAACGGCTCAAACAATTTCCCATTTCCACCAATAGGATTATCACAATTTGGTAGTGATTTGGGTAAGAAAGAATAAAGAATTGGAGCTTTAATGAACTCAAACATTGGTCAAATGTCTCAGCAACACCACCATCATTGAGGCATCTGGCTTATagtgcttgataaaaaaaaacatcctgacATTTAGATTCCTCACAAGTGAGTTCCTACAATGTGGTGAGAGCATTCATTTGTCAGATTATGGGATTACTGTATTTAGCATATAGTGCTTGGTGTGATCACTGTACTTTCCAGGACACAAAACATTGCAGCAAGCTCTGTGCACACAATGAGCGGGCAATAAATGCTGGGAGACTTTGGCTCTGAAGCCTGcataattgtgaatgcagctctttgCTATCATACAGGGTATAATTGAAATGAAttattttttgaaattttaaaatagtattaaaaaaatttgcattaaaaggTGCCATCTTTCCACTTGTACAGTGGCAGCTCCTTTGCACGATTTGTATTATTCACAGACAGTATATGAAAATAACCAGAACCTAGGGCTCCAGACACAAACATGTACTGGCTGCGGGATACAAGCTGCATTATTACAGCAGCTTGAATGTCAGTGATAGACTCTCTATAATATTAGCCACTGTCTAGTGAGTACCCTAACAATTATACACTTCTAACAATCTTCTTGTGCCCTCCACAGTATTATAGCCACTGAGATAATCATCAAGACGTGTTCTGAACATTCGCTATTCATCTGCCCAGTTGCCTTTTTACCTTACATCTCACTTGGCGTCCATTTATCTGTGGGATGACTGAGCACCAGTTTTTGCTTCCCCTTTGATTTTGCTGTTCACGGTAGAATTACATAATGACTACaaaaaggacttttttttttcttgacaaagAACTAAAATGAATCTATTCATTCTCACTGGACTATTACATTAGCTCCGTGCAGGAATGGTCGGTCTTCTCAGGGTGAGGTCTTTGCTTTTAAGAAGGACAAGAACTTGTACTTCAAAGCAGCCTAAAGAATGTCTATAGAGTAAAAATGACTCAAACAGAAAGTGCACATAGAGAGTACAGTAAAGTAGAATCATTTGTGGTGACACGCACAGTGATGGCAGGACCACGAGGAGTAGGGGTGTAGGTGgagggggcaagatggtattaaccccaggggcaagatgttgttaacccctaatgtttgtgacgccagagcgtttttttggtaccggaaccactcgaaaggtatctccgctattccaatggctaggtagtaaaaggagagtccacaaccagttatggtttaacggaggctttactgagtttagatagatggtattatcttcacagctaggacagattcccagaaaggtggccaggaacacagaaggacctcgcagcttgctgggaccaattagactggtaatagactttagataattatcttgaggcttgactttagAATCGACTTGACTATGGGTAGTGGCAGAAGACATAGACttggacttactggaatgactgtagatttgaggccttccaggtgctggtcactagcactgagatctctggtgtttgctggtctcagtaaagtgatggAAGAGAGAAGAATtataatggccgcccccttatatagaggggggctgagccaaagcccattggtcaagctgcgggtcataggttaagcagGTGCCCTCTGGGTTACATGTGACAACAtagacataacatgtgacatttcacaggtcctttagacaactgctggagtcctccaaagggcATTTATACTGACTAcacattaggacactgactatccataaaataaaatagataaaacagtacagtaacagcaggggagacactgcaggagagctccCAGGTcagtgagggactcaacctgacagggcctaagggaagTACAGAACAAtagcctcatatagccctgtatgcggaaatataaaaaagtaataggggtcagaagttgacaattttaaacataccaatGTAGTTctataactgtatggacctacagaataaacataaggtgtcatttttacttaaaagtgcactgtgtagaaagagaAGTCCCCAAAactacaaaatggtgtgtttttgtattttttatttctcccacaaatacgtttttttttttgttttgccgcagattatgttataaaataagtgatgtcattacaaaatacaattggtgactCAAAAAACATGCCCTGATAtgtgtctgtaggtggaaaattgaaagcattatgatttttagtgcaaaaatgaaacttggctgggtccttaaaggggtattccgcccctagacatcttatcctctatccaaaggataggggataaaatgtctaatcgcaggggtcccgccgctgggaacccctgcgatctctcctgcagcaccaccctgtcatctggtgcacggagcgagcgaGGGGGATCAtgaagtcacggccatgccccctcgtgacgtcccgcCCCACCCTGGATCCTGAaggggacgcgccggagccccgaggacaggtaagtgatcgtcagcggaccacacggggcaccgtaaacggctttccggtggcagctgGAGCAGTCTGAGCTGTCTGattgccgtttatgcgatggccccgacataccaaagcatcgtatgttgatgctgccttcaacaggcgatggcctctgagaggacatcgtatgttgaaatgatcgtatgtcggggccatcgtaggttgggggggtcactgtacaagtaATGAGTCCATATAAGTCCTTAAAGTCCTGCCCTGTACTTTCCTCCTATGTGATTTAGTCTCTGTCACCATCTTCATTGGTTTCTCTTTAGAAAACTCTGCCAGATCTGCCACACAACATCAATGATGCACTTCACAGGCATACAATGAAGTCCACCGGGCACTGCTGAGGTGCCTTATGTTTTGACAGGAAAACATTAGTCTTATTGTCAGTTACTGTGTCAGATACATTAGGTATGTTAGATTAGGCTTACATACACAAGAAGTGAGGAGGGCCATCCCACTGAAAGATGACTTCTTACTTTTTCAAAACATGTATATTTCAAGCTGGTaggagttaaagagtacctgtcaccaaataaatcttttaatacagtgatccttgtgtaattagcagacactttcccattcaattaaatataatagaaatatataattctataatataatagaaaatataatagaaaaaacggccactgttctgttccctaccacaattaatacagtgagtttggtctcctcccgacctggcaggagaccaaactccggAAGTGTTTCTctccactgagcttgattgacagctgcacagaacctcactgaaagctgcacagagcctcattgaaaactgcacagagcctcactgaaagctgcacagagcctcactgaaagctgaacagagcctcactgaaagctgctcagagtctcactgaaagctgcacagagcttgaggtcttctatacatcacagcactgcaaagaTTGGTGGGCGAAatgggtcccccagcaggcttcagtgatgtcatgcctgctggaaaaTGCCCACGTTCTCCTGCTGGGAATTTGCCCTATGTGAGCAGGAAGAGCTTTTTaatgctcagaatttttttttttaatgatgggAGGGGTATTGGAAGTAGTTAGGGAAcacagcctgagttagtttagaaatgtTTACTTGGTGACAGGTTATCTTTAACACAAACTCTTTGCAATTCCCCTGCACTAAGGGACATAATAGGGACTGTTTTATGACAGCCTGTAACCTGTGTCCTTTAgctcagtggttctcaacctggggtacaagtacccccaggggtacttagcagttcttcaggggatacttgaaaaaaaatcagtaatgtcagccacagccactggttactggtctggaccactttgaaagaaatggtaggctgacgtcactgcaccgaggagcagagcaggaggacagcaaaggggaagcgcgggcactgggctgttgtgggcagtaactaccatcagctttgttgctccactgcccctacAGACTGGGGActtactgctatgagccatagcaataggtccccagatcagaggagcagtggagcaccaaagtgggacagtatggtggcctacaactatatatgggggcagtttaagggcctacagctatatttgggggcacccGAGGGGGCTTAACAACTTTATGGAGATGCAAAGcgagtactattactgtgtgtgacaataaacatggggagtttgtaaattggtgggtattgtactgcagaaagaagcctaaaatgtttgtttggctggttctgtggagaagtcttgtatgggagaaattttaaccccttaaggactcagccaattttcagcttaaggactcaaaacaatcttcgtttttgcattttcgttttttcctcctcatcttctaaaaattataacgcacttataattatatttttgcatctacagacccatataagggcttgttttttccatcaccaattgtactttgtaattgcaTTACTTatattataacataatctgcggcgaaacaaaaaatatatatttgtggggtgaaataaagaaaaaaaaacacgattttgcaactttttagggcttccggttctacgcagtgcacttttcggtaaaaatgacacattatctttattctgtaggtccatacggttacaagga containing:
- the LOC130357481 gene encoding fibrinogen-like protein 1-like protein, with the translated sequence MLNGITEEDIINYPNGGKSYPQSCTAIKNEKSGLYVVEPLPSKRLLVWCELDGKDGGWTVIQRNCHKNPRIWDTTWAYYKKGFGDLKGDHWLGNELIHLLSTQQLHHVRFRLRPSSGLEHLANYDSFSLEGENLCYRIRLGRYSGSAGDAMTSGEPSAGHDNMKFSTRDQDNDLSGSNCAYIGGGGWWYDNCRFANLNTGTGIYWQQLCKGNCQSSHILIQPVQNCSAGVIVSLFMIIMPNEAYHYLDIVMAVAE